A portion of the uncultured Draconibacterium sp. genome contains these proteins:
- a CDS encoding DUF6055 domain-containing protein has protein sequence MIKHNILLSFLVLMSVLLLNSCGDSGDSPVDPINPDKPEEPEVPEQNPKDTYYPENIWNVQQGNDYQNSASQFNVYRMKETQNLVAFWEAGFGDSPSTVTDSKYRFQLDDLMEESEKMYEFYRDTLKFVEKGSSLTDKYRMNFYVYYSDEGTVYGGGADNKIGAMWLTPGRIQTKPYGAMAHEMGHAFQYMVACDGHWGYSSAPAGSNIQSIFEMTSQYMLFQYYPTWMQFESYHVDNYLLNTHKTFLHEDIMYDNPFVLEYWSDKHGRDFVGKLWNEAMEGEDPVMTYKRITGIDQATFNNEMADAAMKFITWDMDRIREHANGFANKYTTNLDLIGNGWYRIASSKCPQNYGFNAIRLKVPATGKEVTLNFRGLAGAEGYHAVNVDKAGWRYAFLAEKSNGEKVYGDIYSDATGEVTFSVPDNTTYLWLVVSGAPEEHWEHICDNDSSNDEQWPYEIKLSNTELY, from the coding sequence ATGATTAAACATAATATATTGCTCTCTTTTTTAGTACTGATGTCAGTTTTGTTGCTGAATAGTTGCGGCGACTCTGGAGATTCTCCTGTTGATCCGATAAATCCTGATAAACCCGAGGAGCCCGAAGTTCCGGAGCAGAATCCAAAAGATACCTACTATCCTGAAAATATATGGAATGTTCAGCAGGGAAACGATTACCAGAACAGTGCAAGCCAGTTTAATGTTTACAGAATGAAGGAAACTCAGAACCTGGTTGCATTTTGGGAAGCTGGTTTTGGCGATTCTCCTTCAACCGTTACCGATTCTAAGTATCGCTTTCAACTAGATGACCTTATGGAAGAAAGTGAAAAAATGTACGAGTTTTACCGCGATACGTTGAAATTCGTGGAAAAAGGTAGTTCTCTTACCGACAAATACCGGATGAATTTTTATGTGTACTACAGCGATGAGGGAACTGTTTATGGAGGCGGAGCTGACAATAAAATTGGAGCAATGTGGCTTACCCCCGGTAGGATACAAACCAAACCCTATGGAGCAATGGCGCATGAAATGGGACACGCTTTTCAATATATGGTAGCCTGCGATGGACATTGGGGATACAGCAGTGCACCTGCAGGAAGTAATATCCAATCGATTTTTGAAATGACCTCTCAGTATATGCTATTTCAGTATTATCCAACGTGGATGCAGTTTGAATCGTATCACGTTGATAATTATTTGCTGAATACACATAAAACTTTTCTTCATGAAGATATTATGTACGACAATCCTTTTGTATTGGAATACTGGTCTGATAAGCATGGACGAGATTTTGTTGGTAAATTATGGAACGAGGCAATGGAGGGAGAGGACCCGGTAATGACCTATAAAAGAATTACGGGAATCGACCAGGCTACTTTCAACAATGAAATGGCAGATGCAGCAATGAAATTTATAACCTGGGATATGGATCGTATTCGTGAACATGCCAACGGTTTTGCGAATAAATACACTACGAACTTAGATTTGATAGGAAACGGATGGTATCGAATTGCCAGCAGCAAGTGTCCTCAGAATTATGGTTTCAATGCTATCAGGCTGAAGGTGCCTGCCACTGGAAAAGAAGTTACGCTTAACTTTCGTGGTTTAGCCGGAGCGGAAGGATACCATGCTGTTAATGTTGATAAGGCAGGATGGAGGTATGCTTTCTTAGCAGAAAAATCAAACGGAGAAAAAGTGTACGGAGATATATATTCTGATGCAACAGGAGAGGTTACATTTTCGGTTCCTGATAATACAACTTATTTGTGGCTGGTTGTATCCGGAGCTCCTGAAGAACATTGGGAACATATTTGCGACAATGATTCGAGCAATGACGAACAATGGCCTTACGAAATAAAATTAAGTAATACCGAGCTTTATTAG
- a CDS encoding RagB/SusD family nutrient uptake outer membrane protein encodes MKKYIIYGLVFLVSLNIISCSDEILDVDPVDSFTDAAVWGDLSLAEAYLNTSYSQIKAEAEKGSRFASLSYELYQMHTYGTENVRQGYLSPDNSSFGWEDDMWNPWNYFYGCIKDVNLFLEKIDDVPTVNAGDDEWKDALIGQGHFLRAYFYFQLYSLYGRVPIVSKVYPLETEEFTEERASLVEVADFIAADCDTAAALLPLTYESADNFGRATKGAALTLKGRTLMFAASPLYDENYPDQAKWQKAAAANKAVIDLNVYSLQQVANSDEYAALFLDAQNPEIIFEKLYDSKYVVGSNNVFLHQAPCGTGNGFEGWGTLQPSHNLVSKFQMIDGSEYIPGSETEYPWSDRDIRLHADIFLDGDMWGYGDNNREVEFFVAGESGVEQGKDSREGPSWWNATQTGYGLKKFLDPDFDSYGTDANTTPWIYMRLSEVYLNYAECLIELGDNSTALTYINLVRERALMPAATGNDIRAEYEYERQIELLFEGQRWFDIRRWEKAEDIYKEPLLGIDIKKFSDGSKTYTVKPEPIETRSFNAPKNYWMPVPRSELRKAPNLDAAPYE; translated from the coding sequence ATGAAAAAATATATCATATACGGACTTGTGTTTCTCGTATCTCTTAATATAATTTCTTGTAGCGACGAGATTTTAGATGTCGATCCGGTGGATTCATTTACCGATGCTGCGGTATGGGGCGATCTGTCGCTGGCAGAAGCCTACCTGAATACATCGTATTCTCAGATTAAAGCCGAGGCGGAAAAAGGATCCAGGTTTGCGAGCCTTTCGTACGAACTTTATCAGATGCATACATATGGTACCGAAAATGTTCGACAGGGCTATCTTTCTCCCGATAATTCCAGTTTTGGATGGGAGGATGACATGTGGAATCCATGGAATTATTTTTATGGTTGCATTAAAGACGTGAATTTGTTTCTTGAAAAAATAGATGATGTACCAACAGTAAATGCAGGAGATGATGAGTGGAAAGACGCTTTAATTGGCCAAGGCCATTTTTTGCGTGCATATTTCTATTTTCAATTGTATAGTCTTTATGGAAGAGTTCCCATTGTAAGTAAAGTTTATCCGCTGGAAACTGAAGAATTCACTGAAGAACGTGCATCGTTGGTGGAGGTAGCAGATTTTATTGCTGCTGATTGTGATACGGCAGCTGCACTTTTGCCGCTTACCTATGAGAGTGCTGATAATTTCGGACGAGCCACAAAAGGAGCGGCACTCACCTTAAAAGGGCGTACATTAATGTTTGCTGCCAGCCCATTGTACGACGAAAATTACCCCGATCAGGCAAAATGGCAAAAAGCAGCCGCAGCTAACAAAGCTGTAATTGATTTAAATGTTTATTCGCTGCAACAAGTTGCTAACTCAGACGAATACGCCGCTTTATTTTTAGATGCACAAAATCCGGAAATTATTTTTGAAAAGCTATATGACTCTAAATATGTTGTTGGCAGTAATAATGTTTTTCTGCATCAAGCACCTTGCGGAACTGGTAATGGTTTCGAAGGATGGGGAACACTGCAGCCATCGCATAACCTGGTTTCTAAATTTCAGATGATTGATGGATCAGAATATATTCCCGGATCTGAAACTGAGTATCCGTGGTCTGATCGCGATATACGTTTACATGCCGATATTTTCCTTGACGGAGATATGTGGGGTTACGGAGATAACAATCGTGAAGTAGAATTTTTTGTTGCCGGAGAGTCGGGTGTAGAGCAAGGAAAAGACAGTCGTGAAGGGCCGTCATGGTGGAATGCGACCCAAACCGGGTACGGATTGAAAAAATTTCTCGATCCTGATTTTGATAGTTATGGAACCGATGCCAATACAACACCATGGATTTATATGCGACTTTCAGAAGTATATTTAAATTACGCTGAGTGTTTAATCGAACTGGGAGATAATTCTACAGCACTAACATACATTAACCTTGTTCGCGAGCGTGCATTAATGCCGGCAGCAACTGGTAATGATATTCGTGCCGAATACGAATACGAACGACAGATTGAACTTTTGTTTGAAGGTCAAAGGTGGTTTGATATTCGTAGATGGGAAAAAGCTGAAGATATTTATAAAGAACCACTCTTGGGTATTGATATTAAGAAGTTCAGTGACGGAAGCAAAACATATACCGTAAAACCGGAACCTATAGAAACCCGGAGTTTTAATGCTCCGAAAAATTATTGGATGCCTGTTCCGCGAAGTGAACTGCGAAAAGCACCAAATCTGGATGCTGCTCCTTATGAATAA
- a CDS encoding TonB-dependent receptor yields MINIYKLKRTVLHKAFYVVFMLCLVQFSFFPANAFGNGPVNDAIQNDVQVKGTVTDDAGLALIGANIVEKGTTNGVVTDIDGRFSLNVSSANAVLVFRFIGYKTQEIEVGNKREFNVVLSENITGLDEVVVVGYGQQKKATITGAVSQVSGDEIKKVSAANLTNTLAGKTAGVIANVRSGEPGEDNATIYIRGKGTTGDNSPLIIVDGIADRGFSRLNPDDIESISVLKDASAAIYGARAANGVILVTTKRGKKGDITVNYTGNYSLSQPTRIPEMLNSFQYATYVNEYDRGHGLSETYSQDALQKLQDGSDPINYANTDWWSSVAKDWAGKTQHSVSISGGTEKVQFYSSAQYMWQDVIYENSAQDYSQYQFTTNIDAKLSEKIRFSMDVLGRQEYRKRGVYATDYLFGFFLSTNPMSAPYYENGLPRIGYDGVTNNAAVMVTDLPGTSQKKYNIINLKPFLHIDLDMLTEGLYAEGYAALDYSFNNGQDINHPYDLYQYDAATDEYVSQRSATGAISLNSWSDNSDRKTLNARLGYINSFGKHKVDAFVAYEQFKYNYNNVSAYRTNYLSTAIMQIFAGSDDPEDWGTGGYAGVSARQNYFGRVNYSYNDKYLAEVTMRYDGSMNFPPNKRWGFFPAFSAGWVMSEESFFGSVKPVVNFLKLKGSWGMMGNDNITAFQFLSRYGFSSGVMFGESVQKGLYEMVTANPDITWETAKTSNIGFAAQFLDGKFSLDVDYFSSKRSDILRTRNASIPDYAGLVLPAENIGKVKNNGIELVAGYQGSYEDFKWNLTGNFSYAENEMVYIDEAESTPAWQRATGHPIDALVLYDALGIYQTQEEVDNSVHIDGAKPGDLKYRDTNDDGEITYDDAIRVNQSATPKIMYGLTLNGSWKGFDANVFFQGQAKAKILVQPTMNMMTDFYEGRWIDTNSAEENASASWPRAFIKQTYGDDFNGRSSTWWMRDAGFLRLKSVELGYTLPKSLLAKAGIERLRIYVNGNNLFTVDKIKIFDPELTNGITSYPIQRMITTGINLSF; encoded by the coding sequence ATGATTAATATATATAAACTAAAGCGAACAGTATTGCATAAAGCTTTTTATGTAGTTTTTATGTTGTGTTTGGTGCAATTTTCTTTCTTCCCTGCCAATGCCTTTGGAAATGGGCCTGTAAATGATGCTATACAAAATGATGTACAGGTGAAAGGTACGGTTACTGATGACGCAGGCTTAGCATTGATTGGTGCTAATATTGTTGAAAAGGGAACAACCAACGGAGTAGTAACTGATATTGATGGACGATTTTCATTAAATGTTTCTTCAGCCAATGCCGTTCTTGTATTTCGTTTTATAGGTTACAAAACGCAGGAAATTGAAGTTGGAAATAAAAGAGAGTTTAATGTAGTACTTTCAGAGAATATTACCGGTCTTGATGAAGTAGTGGTTGTTGGATACGGGCAACAAAAAAAGGCAACTATTACCGGTGCTGTTTCACAGGTTAGCGGAGATGAAATTAAAAAAGTGTCGGCTGCTAACCTAACCAATACATTGGCCGGAAAAACTGCAGGTGTTATTGCAAATGTTCGGTCGGGCGAGCCGGGCGAAGACAATGCTACTATATATATTAGGGGAAAAGGTACCACTGGTGACAATAGTCCGTTAATTATTGTTGATGGAATTGCAGATAGGGGCTTTTCTCGTTTGAATCCCGATGATATTGAGTCAATTTCGGTGCTAAAAGATGCATCGGCTGCAATTTACGGAGCGCGTGCTGCTAACGGAGTTATCCTGGTTACCACCAAACGCGGTAAAAAAGGTGATATCACTGTTAACTATACCGGAAACTACTCTTTGTCTCAGCCAACAAGAATTCCTGAAATGCTTAATTCGTTTCAGTATGCTACTTATGTAAATGAGTATGACCGCGGACACGGACTTTCAGAAACTTATTCACAAGATGCATTACAAAAACTTCAGGATGGTTCTGACCCGATAAATTATGCCAATACCGACTGGTGGTCGTCGGTTGCAAAAGACTGGGCAGGAAAAACCCAACATAGCGTATCAATAAGCGGAGGAACAGAGAAAGTGCAGTTTTATTCATCGGCCCAGTATATGTGGCAGGATGTAATTTATGAAAATAGTGCACAAGATTACAGTCAGTACCAGTTTACTACTAACATTGATGCTAAACTTTCTGAAAAAATCAGATTTAGTATGGATGTTCTTGGCCGCCAGGAATACAGGAAACGCGGAGTTTATGCAACCGACTATTTGTTTGGATTTTTTCTTTCTACCAACCCTATGTCGGCACCTTATTACGAAAACGGTTTGCCGCGTATAGGTTACGATGGAGTGACCAATAATGCTGCTGTTATGGTTACTGATCTGCCGGGAACAAGTCAGAAAAAATATAATATTATTAACCTGAAGCCGTTTTTGCATATCGATCTTGATATGCTTACAGAAGGCTTGTATGCCGAAGGATATGCAGCACTTGATTATTCGTTTAATAACGGACAGGACATTAATCATCCATATGATTTATACCAATATGATGCTGCAACAGATGAATATGTTAGTCAACGTTCGGCCACCGGTGCCATTTCTTTAAACTCATGGTCCGATAATTCTGACCGTAAAACGTTAAATGCACGTTTGGGATATATTAATTCGTTTGGAAAACATAAGGTTGACGCTTTTGTTGCTTACGAACAATTTAAATACAACTATAACAATGTTTCTGCATACCGCACCAATTATCTTTCAACGGCTATTATGCAAATATTTGCAGGTAGCGACGATCCTGAAGATTGGGGAACAGGAGGTTACGCAGGAGTAAGTGCTCGTCAGAACTATTTTGGGCGTGTAAATTACAGTTACAACGATAAATACCTTGCCGAAGTAACAATGCGTTACGATGGATCAATGAACTTCCCTCCGAACAAACGTTGGGGATTTTTCCCTGCATTTTCTGCCGGATGGGTAATGTCTGAGGAATCGTTTTTTGGCTCAGTAAAACCGGTTGTTAACTTTTTAAAATTGAAAGGTTCATGGGGAATGATGGGTAACGATAATATTACTGCATTCCAGTTTTTATCCCGCTATGGCTTTTCAAGTGGTGTAATGTTTGGCGAAAGTGTTCAAAAAGGTCTTTATGAGATGGTTACCGCAAATCCTGATATTACCTGGGAAACTGCAAAAACATCAAATATTGGGTTTGCGGCCCAATTCCTTGATGGTAAGTTTAGTCTCGACGTTGATTACTTTTCATCAAAACGAAGCGATATTTTACGTACCCGAAATGCTTCAATTCCTGATTATGCCGGCTTGGTTTTACCTGCCGAAAATATAGGTAAAGTAAAAAATAATGGTATTGAGTTGGTTGCCGGCTACCAGGGCAGCTACGAGGATTTCAAATGGAACCTTACCGGTAACTTTTCTTATGCCGAAAATGAAATGGTATATATAGATGAGGCCGAATCTACTCCGGCATGGCAACGTGCTACCGGCCACCCGATTGACGCCCTTGTTTTGTATGATGCATTGGGAATTTACCAAACACAGGAAGAAGTTGATAATTCGGTACATATTGATGGAGCGAAACCCGGAGACCTGAAGTATAGGGATACAAACGACGACGGTGAAATAACCTACGACGATGCTATTAGGGTAAACCAATCAGCTACTCCTAAAATTATGTATGGGCTTACTTTAAACGGTAGTTGGAAAGGGTTTGACGCAAACGTCTTTTTCCAGGGGCAGGCAAAAGCTAAAATCCTGGTTCAGCCAACCATGAATATGATGACTGATTTTTATGAAGGACGATGGATAGATACGAACTCGGCAGAAGAAAATGCAAGTGCCAGCTGGCCAAGGGCATTTATTAAACAAACATATGGCGACGATTTCAACGGACGCTCTTCTACCTGGTGGATGCGCGATGCAGGTTTCCTTCGCCTAAAATCTGTTGAGTTAGGGTATACGCTTCCAAAATCGTTATTAGCAAAAGCAGGAATTGAGAGGTTAAGGATTTATGTAAACGGGAATAACCTTTTTACAGTTGATAAAATCAAAATTTTTGACCCGGAGTTAACTAACGGTATTACTTCATATCCTATTCAGCGGATGATTACAACAGGGATAAACCTTTCGTTCTAA